Proteins encoded within one genomic window of Tamandua tetradactyla isolate mTamTet1 chromosome 11, mTamTet1.pri, whole genome shotgun sequence:
- the LOC143649638 gene encoding CD209 antigen-like protein 2 isoform X1: protein MDMSDPKKPMARHLGPLDEEELITSGIRHSPKDFGFQWTYGLRRFTGCLGQVPASLALQLFSLALFTVLLVAILVQVSEAPGSQGLENSKQEEIYQELTHLKAGVARLCRPCPWDWTFFQGNCYFFSKTQRNWHDSITACQEVGAQLVVIKTAEEQNFLQLLTSNRLTWMGLSDLKHEGTWHWLDGSPLLLSFMKYWNKGEPNSSGEEDCAEFRSEGWNDSKCDWRKFWICKNTSTPCSSD, encoded by the exons ATGGACATGAGTGACCCCAAGAAACCGATGGCAAGGCATCTAGGCCCCTTGG ATGAAGAAGAACTGATAACCAGCGGTATCAGACATTCCCCAAAAGATTTTGGATTCCAATGGACTTATGGCCTCAGGAGATTCACAG GGTGTTTGGGCCAGGTCCCTGCTTCTCTGGCCCTGCAGCTCTTCTCCCTCGCGCTTTTCACTGTGCTTCTGGTGGCCATTCTCGTCCAAG TCTCTGAAGCTCCAGGTTCCCAGGGTTTGGAGAATTCAAAGCAGGAAGAAATCTACCAGGAACTGACCCACCTAAAGGCTGGAGTTG ccCGCCTGTGCCGTCCCTGTCCCTGGGACTGGACATTCTTCCAAGGAAATTGCTACTTCTTCTCCAAGACCCAGCGGAACTGGCATGACTCTATCACTGCCTGCCAGGAAGTAGGGGCCCAGCTGGTCGTAATCAAAACTGCTGAGGAGCAG AACTTCTTGCAGCTGCTGACTTCCAACCGCCTGACCTGGATGGGGCTTTCAGACCTGAAACATGAAGGCACGTGGCACTGGTTGGATGGTTCACCCCTGCTGCTCAG CTTTATGAAGTACTGGAACAAAGGGGAGCCCAACAGCAGTGGAGAGGAAGACTGCGCAGAATTTAGAAGTGAAGGCTGGAATGACTCCAAATGCGACTGGAGAAAATTCTGGATCTGCAAAAATACTTCAACTCCCTGTTCTAGTGACTGA
- the LOC143649638 gene encoding CD209 antigen-like protein 2 isoform X2: MDMSDPKKPMARHLGPLDEEELITSGIRHSPKDFGFQWTYGLRRFTGCLGQVPASLALQLFSLALFTVLLVAILVQVSEAPGSQGLENSKQEEIYQELTHLKAGVARLCRPCPWDWTFFQGNCYFFSKTQRNWHDSITACQEVGAQLVVIKTAEEQLLTSNRLTWMGLSDLKHEGTWHWLDGSPLLLSFMKYWNKGEPNSSGEEDCAEFRSEGWNDSKCDWRKFWICKNTSTPCSSD, translated from the exons ATGGACATGAGTGACCCCAAGAAACCGATGGCAAGGCATCTAGGCCCCTTGG ATGAAGAAGAACTGATAACCAGCGGTATCAGACATTCCCCAAAAGATTTTGGATTCCAATGGACTTATGGCCTCAGGAGATTCACAG GGTGTTTGGGCCAGGTCCCTGCTTCTCTGGCCCTGCAGCTCTTCTCCCTCGCGCTTTTCACTGTGCTTCTGGTGGCCATTCTCGTCCAAG TCTCTGAAGCTCCAGGTTCCCAGGGTTTGGAGAATTCAAAGCAGGAAGAAATCTACCAGGAACTGACCCACCTAAAGGCTGGAGTTG ccCGCCTGTGCCGTCCCTGTCCCTGGGACTGGACATTCTTCCAAGGAAATTGCTACTTCTTCTCCAAGACCCAGCGGAACTGGCATGACTCTATCACTGCCTGCCAGGAAGTAGGGGCCCAGCTGGTCGTAATCAAAACTGCTGAGGAGCAG CTGCTGACTTCCAACCGCCTGACCTGGATGGGGCTTTCAGACCTGAAACATGAAGGCACGTGGCACTGGTTGGATGGTTCACCCCTGCTGCTCAG CTTTATGAAGTACTGGAACAAAGGGGAGCCCAACAGCAGTGGAGAGGAAGACTGCGCAGAATTTAGAAGTGAAGGCTGGAATGACTCCAAATGCGACTGGAGAAAATTCTGGATCTGCAAAAATACTTCAACTCCCTGTTCTAGTGACTGA